From the genome of Calliopsis andreniformis isolate RMS-2024a unplaced genomic scaffold, iyCalAndr_principal scaffold0022, whole genome shotgun sequence:
ACAACTGAATTTATATAGTAAATATATTCTATTAAATAACACAATTAAAGAGAAACATGTAAATAAATGAAAGTAATATAGACATTACACAAGGTACAAAATTTTGCCAGCTGTGTTGTACATACAGATGTTGTTgtgatatttaaaatatatttataataaaagaaatactttAAAAAGATATTAACTCATGTAAGATATTTCTGTTCCTATCACAAAAAATTATTCAGGTAATGATTCAACTAAATCCATCATACTTTCTGTTTCGAGGACATTTTTTTCATTACTTTGATTCTTAGTAAGAGCTTTCGTGTATGATTTCTGTATTTGTCGAGGAATAAAAGCTAAAGAGGACGAACCTTTAGTAgaaattgaagatgatggtGCCTCTTTAGAAGTAGAACTCGCTGGTACAGGAGTTTTTGCTGCAGCTGTAAACATCCTAGCTTTCTGATTTTTATTTAACTGTACTTTTTTGCTTTTCGTTTCCTTCTTTTCGCACACAGACTCATCGACATCCATTTTATCTTTTGGATCGTTTTTCGCATAATTTGCAGTATTGTCAAACCGGAAATTCTTTGGAAATTTGTGCACAATTATACAGTGACTTTTCCTTTCGACAGGATTAATAAACTTTAAATCACATTCAGAGACATAACACTGATACtaaaagaaaaatagaaacaTTAGTTGCTTTGCTATAAATGTTACAGCGATGTAAATTTGATAAGTACCATCGGTTGTCTTGAAGCTAAAACTTTGAAAAAACTGTCATGAGTTTCTTGGATGTGAATATCTAATAATCTAGGATTCGGTAGAGTTTTCTTGCACTCTATACATACATAACGATGACTGCTGTTATAATGCATTTCGAAATCTAGCAATGTTTGAAATACAGCTTTACAACCAGTAACATGACAAGGAAATTCTCTAATACTGAAATAAAgaaattattgctataataatagtTTCTCTGTAGACTGTATCTAACATAATTAGGTTATGCAATATATTTAGAGGCATCTATAGAATAAAGAAGCTTTATTTACACTTCGTGACATAATTCTTCGTCATCTTCAACAGTAACACCTTTTCGTTCAAATATTTTGCAAACACGATACGAGTCATCAAAAAACGGATCTTTCATATTTCTTAACCCTACACCTATATTTTGCAAAAATTCTTCCATCTTTGCAAAATTATAACGTCAAAgtaaatttcataaaatatataatctatgatattaaattatttca
Proteins encoded in this window:
- the L(2)k10201 gene encoding zinc finger protein 511 lethal (2) k10201: MEEFLQNIGVGLRNMKDPFFDDSYRVCKIFERKGVTVEDDEELCHEVIREFPCHVTGCKAVFQTLLDFEMHYNSSHRYVCIECKKTLPNPRLLDIHIQETHDSFFKVLASRQPMYQCYVSECDLKFINPVERKSHCIIVHKFPKNFRFDNTANYAKNDPKDKMDVDESVCEKKETKSKKVQLNKNQKARMFTAAAKTPVPASSTSKEAPSSSISTKGSSSLAFIPRQIQKSYTKALTKNQSNEKNVLETESMMDLVESLPE